From the Patagioenas fasciata isolate bPatFas1 chromosome Z, bPatFas1.hap1, whole genome shotgun sequence genome, one window contains:
- the LOC136114846 gene encoding uncharacterized protein, whose protein sequence is MGSLLRGSALRGLRLRTLLPVLAAGTPRWPRAAHSTEGEGRTRAVGRYPVPNKKDMPYDIVELMEEVEIKTGFLPNVFKALSHRPAEFRAFFSCYDAVMNKDSGRLSKADKELIIVATSVVNRCPYCVIAHGAFHRIYSKQPALADQVIVNWKLADLSDRDLAMLEFALAVCRAEDITEEHFQKLEKHGFDREDAWDIGMISAFFAMSNRIAHFVGLRPNQEFYSMGRTPHGERGKEEGERG, encoded by the exons ATGGGCTCCCTGCTGCGCGGCTCCGCGCTGCGCGGCCTGCGGCTGCGGACC CTTCTCCCTGTGCTGGCTGCGGGGACACCGCGGTGGCCGCGGGCGGCACACAGCACCGAGGGGGAGGGCCGGACCAGGGCCGTAGGGCGGTACCCGGTCCCCAACAAGAAGGACATGCCGTATGACATCGTGGAGCTCATGGAGGAGGTGGAGATCAAG ACCGGGTTCCTGCCCAACGTGTTCAAAGCCCTGTCGCACCGCCCGGCCGAGTTCAGAGCTTTCTTCTCCTGTTACGACGCCGTCATGAACAAAGACTCAG GGCGACTCAGCAAGGCAGACAAAGAGCTCATCATCGTGGCTACCAGCGTTGTGAACAGGTGTCCCTACTGCGTGATTGCACACGGAGCGTTTCACCGGATCTACTCCAAGCAGCCGGCGCTGGCTGACCAG GTCATTGTGAACTGGAAGCTGGCTGACCTGAGCGACCGCGACCTGGCCATGCTGGAGTTTGCGCTTGCGGTGTGTCGAGCCGAGGACATCACTGAGGAGCACTTCCAGAAGCTGGAGAAGCACGGCTTTGACCGCGAAGATGCCTGGGACATAGGCATGATCTCTGCTTTCTTTGCCATGTCTAATCGCATAGCTCATTTTGTTGGCCTGCGCCCAAACCAGGAATTCTACAGCATGGGCAGGACGCCCCACGGGGAgcgggggaaggaggaaggtgaGCGGGGCTGA
- the TRMT10B gene encoding tRNA methyltransferase 10 homolog B codes for MAGGGRCPAAEPDGDAALACEALRLLRIEPAAPGAARAGGSRNALRKRRRWERVLAARRAKRRQERQRSRARRAQGAGAAGRGGGGARAALARERLLEARAAGPRLCVDLGVAARMSHKETSRLASQIRRLYGANRRAEKPFWLYLTEFVAGSLIYEECFRMNDGFSSYLMDTTEESYLDLFPSDAIVYLTPDSENVLEDIDPSKVYVLGGLVDESIHKKLTLRRAEEQSLQTARLPIREYMVKAANNKNYHSETLAINQVFDVLLTYRETRSWPAALKAGVSSGKGYVLPDAVEQLGIPPCDNAQENSLFCDVKERRVQENQTPDFKQRHEDECA; via the exons ATGGCGGGTGGCGGGCGCTGCCCGGCGGCGGAGCCCGACGGGGACGCGGCGCTGGCCTGCGAGGCGCTGCGGCTGCTGCGGATCGAGCCCGCGGCCCCGGGCGCGGCGCGGGCGGGCGGTTCG AGGAACGCGCTGCGGAAGCGGCGGCGCTGGGAGCGGGTGCTGGCGGCGCGCAGGGCCAAGCGGCGGCAGGAGCGGCAGCGGAGCCGCGCCCGGCGGGCACAGGGCGCAG GGGCTGccggccggggcggcggcggggcccgggctgCCCTCGCCAGGGAGCGGCTGCTGGAGGCGCGGGCGGCGGGACCCCGGCTCTGCGTGGACCTCGGCGTGGCCGCCCGCATGTCGCACAAG GAAACCAGCCGCCTCGCCTCCCAGATCAGGAGGCTCTACGGGGCCAACCGCCGGGCCGAGAAGCCGTTTTGGCTCTACCTGACAGAGTTCGTGGCGGGCTCGCTGATCTACGAGGAGTGTTTTCGCATGAACGACGGCTTCTCCAGTTACCTG ATGGATACAACTGAAGAAAGTTACCTGGATCTGTTTCCTTCAGATGCAATTGTTTATCTCACTCCTGACTCTGAGAATG TCCTCGAAGATATTGACCCAAGTAAAGTGTACGTCCTCGGGGGCCTGGTGGATGAAAGCATTCATAAG AAGCTGACGCTGCGAAGGGCAGAGGAGCAATCCTTGCAAACAGCCCGCCTGCCCATCCGTGAGTACATGGTCAAAGCTGCGAACAACAAGAACTACCACTCGGAGACGCTGGCCATTAATCAGG TCTTCGACGTGTTACTGACGTACCGCGAGACGCGAAGCTGGCCAGCGGCCCTGAAAGCCGGAGTCTCCTCTGGAAAAGGCTACGTGCTACCAGATGCAGTGGAACAACTGGGAATACCTCCGTGTGACAATGCGCAAGAAAACTCTTTATTTTGTGATGTTAAGGAGCGGCGTGTACAGGAGAATCAAACTCCGGATTTCAAGCAGAGG